The proteins below are encoded in one region of Equus przewalskii isolate Varuska chromosome 1, EquPr2, whole genome shotgun sequence:
- the CPNE6 gene encoding copine-6, whose product MSDPEMGWVPEPPAMTLGASRVELRVSCHGLLDRDTLTKPHPCVLLKLYSDEQWVEVEHTEVLRSCSSPVFSRVLALEYFFEEKQPLQFHVFDAEDGATSPRNDTFLGSTECTLGQIVSQTKVTKPLLLKNGKTAGKSTITIVAEEVSGTNDYVQLTFRAHKLDNKDLFSKSDPFMEIYKTNGEQSDQLVWRTEVVKNNLNPSWEPFRLSLHSLCSCDVHRPLKFLVYDYDSSGKHDFIGEFTSTFQEMQEGTADPGQEMQWDCINPKYRDKKKNYKSSGTVVLARCTVEKVHTFLDYIMGGCQISFTVAIDFTASNGDPRSSQSLHCLSPRQPNHYLQALRAVGGICQDYDSDKRFPAFGFGARIPPNFEVSHDFAINFDPENPECEEISGVIASYRRCLPQIQLYGPTNVAPIINRVAGPAQREQSTGQATKYSVLLVLTDGVVSDMAETRTAIVRASRLPMSIIIVGVGNADFSDMRLLDGDDGTLRCPRGVPAARDIVQFVPFRDFKDAAPSALAKCVLAEVPRQVVEYYASQGISPGAPRPCTPATTPSPSP is encoded by the exons ATGTCTGACCCTGAGATGGGATGGGTGCCTGAGCCCCCAGCCATGACACTGGGGGCCTCGCGGGTGGAGCTGCGGGTGTCCTGCCACGGCCTCCTGGACCGAGACACACTCACCAAGCCCCACCCCTGCGTGTTGCTCAAGCTCTACTCTGACGAGCAGTGGGTGGAG GTGGAGCACACGGAGGTGCTACGCTCCTGCTCCAGCCCCGTCTTCTCTCGGGTGCTGGCCCTCGAGTACTTTTTTGAGGAGAAGCAGCCCCTGCAGTTCCACGTGTTTGACGCTGAGGACGGAGCTACCAGCCCCCGCAATGACACCTTCCTGGGCTCTACGGAATGCACCTTGGGCcag ATTGTGTCACAAACCAAGGTCACTAAGCCATTGCTGCTGAAGAATGGGAAGACAGCGGGCAAGTCCACCATCACG ATCGTGGCCGAGGAGGTATCCGGCACCAACGACTATGTGCAACTCACCTTCAGAGCCCACAAGCTGGACAACAAG GATCTGTTCAGCAAGTCTGACCCTTTCATGGAGATCTATAAGACCAACGGGGAACAGAGTGACCAGCTGGTCTGGAGGACCGAG GTGGTGAAGAACAACCTGAACCCCAGCTGGGAGCCGTTCCGCCTGTCCCTGCACTCCCTATGCAGCTGTGATGTCCACCGGCCTCTCAAG TTCCTGGTGTATGACTACGACTCGAGTGGGAAGCATGACTTCATCGGCGAGTTCACCAGCACCTTCCAGGAGATGCAGGAAGGAACGGCAGACCCTGGGCAGGAG ATGCAGTGGGACTGTATCAACCCCAAGTACCGGGACAAGAAGAAGAATTACAAGAGCTCAGGGACCGTGGTGCTGGCCCGGTGCACG GTGGAGAAGGTGCACACCTTCCTGGATTACATCATGGGAGGCTGCCAGATCAGCTTCACG GTGGCCATTGACTTCACCGCCTCCAATGGGGACCCGAGAAGCAGCCAGTCCCTACACTGCCTCAGCCCCCGCCAGCCCAACCACTACCTGCAGGCCCTGCGTGCAGTGGGAGGCATCTGCCAGGACTACGACAg cgATAAGCGGTTCCCAGCGTTTGGCTTTGGGGCTCGAATCCCCCCCAACTTCGAG GTGTCCCATGACTTTGCTATCAACTTTGACCCAGAAAATCCTGAATGTGAAG AGATCTCAGGGGTCATCGCCTCCTATCGCCGTTGCCTGCCCCAGATCCAGCTCTATGGTCCCACCAACGTGGCCCCCATCATCAACCGAGTAGCTGGGCCAGCCCAGCGGGAGCAGAGCACCGGCCAAGCCACG AAGTACTCGGTGCTGCTGGTGCTCACGGATGGCGTGGTGAGCGACATGGCCGAGACCCGCACCGCCATCGTGCGCGCCTCCCGCCTGCCCATGTCCATCATCATCGTGGGTGTGGGCAATGCCGACTTCTCTGACATGCGACTGCTGGACGGCGACGACGGTACCTTGCGCTGCCCCCGAGGGGTGCCCGCGGCCCGCGACATCGTCCAGTTCGTGCCCTTCCGGGACTTCAAGGAT gccgCACCCTCTGCGCTAGCTAAGTGCGTCCTGGCGGAAGTGCCGCGGCAGGTGGTGGAGTACTACGCCAGCCAGGGCATCAGCCCGGGGGCTCCCAGGCCCTGCACGCCGGCCACCACCCCCAGCCCTAGCCCGTGA